Genomic window (Lycium ferocissimum isolate CSIRO_LF1 unplaced genomic scaffold, AGI_CSIRO_Lferr_CH_V1 ctg789, whole genome shotgun sequence):
AAAAggataatttgattaaatttttttatttattctttaatcTTAATTTAATGCTACTAACTTTTTTACCACATAATTTCTCTCCACATTTATTGTGTAAGGCAAAGGTGGAAATTAATAGCTAAAGTAGTACTTTGCTTTCATAGTTGTTACACAAATAGACAAAATTGAACAGATATCATAAATTCTCACCTCATTTCCGTTACTTCTCCTGATCTTCGAGAAAAGCAATAAGCATTAAATGCTTTTATAACATCGATAGTGTTTGGTAAGGCGTAGAGGAGTTCGATACTCTTCATGTATAATTTTGTTGTTTCTGAAATATCTTCTTCTAGCAAAAGAAAATGCTATGGCATTCCAACGCATTTTAGaacaataattaaaggaaaaacaATAGacaattatacatatattaaaacGTGAAACTTTCTGTCCTACTATGAGTGTCTCATAAGCAACTATCCCCGCACCGAGTCATCCGAAACCAGTATTTTCGACGTGCAGTATTTTATGTGAAATCCACAAAAATTTCATCAAGTATTAGATCTGAATCAATAATTATAACAGTACAATGAGTAACGATCGAATCCTGGATCCGCGTCTGTCAACATACGAGCCCCAATACATAAAAAAGACAGGTGGCCGCGTTATTCTTCTTTTGTAACTATAGGGGTTCTCACCCAGACCTGAGCTTACCTATCCAATATCAACATCttctaaagaaaagaaagagcaaGATCTTTTGCTTTCAGTAATGCTCTCAGCTAAAGCTTAGGCTGTGTCTAGATTCTTTTAGCTAATGTGGTGTGTTAACTCGTATCAAGAAACCATCATCTGAAGGACCTACAGAGATTCATATTAATTCCTCAAACCATTTTCGTATCATTCAGAAGTAGGACAAAGGAAATGATCAAGGAGCTGGGAGAATTTGACAGCGGAGTGCCTATGTTGGACAAGAAATCTGGCATGCCAACCTCGAGCTCTTGGAATCAGTCATAACTATCTCTGCTTCTTCGCATAGCCTTCTTTTGTGACTGGGCCTTCTTATTGTCGAGCCTTTTGCGCTCCCCAATAGCAGCCCTTTTGTATAGAGAAAGGAGATTGGTCATTCCAGAAAACTAAAGTTTGCATAAGATACACGTATTTGGTCTGCAACAAGTGCAAAACGTACAGGCAATTGGTTTGAGAGGCTTacatcttatttatttttttcacttgcTCTTCGGATGGAGGTGGTGGTACATAAGAAGCAGCTTCAATTATAGCCTGCAATATTGAGAttaatgagcaaatcatagtaCACCTATATATTGAGGAACAAATCTACTCACTGAAACATCATCCGACACCCAAGGATGGACTTCTAACATCCAATTGGTAGAAAGCGGGAACAGTCATATAAGGAATATTCCTTATGAGTACCTGTAATTTACTCAAAGCATCTTCGATGTTACCCCTGAAAAGAATAGTAGCACTCAATCAGCTCTGCGGCCTTGACTAAGCAAACAGATAAGAATATGGGTGAAGAGGCTAACTTCTGAGTTCTCGTCTTTGTTGAAGAGATCACAAGCTCTCCATCCTTGTTTATCCGATTCTTTTCCTGTTTAGGATATTAAAAATTTAGCTATAGTGTAAGGTGCAATAAATTAgatcataataaatatatgtGAACAGCAACAATCACTCACAACAAGAGGCATAATGAGCTTTTCACTAGATAGTTTTCCCCATGGAACCAATGAAATATATCCCATAGTCCGGCCCTTCCCAGGACCCCGcacatagcgggagcttagtgcaccgggctgcccctTTTTTTTATCCCATAAAGGTTTGCTACTGTACATGATATAGAACAGTAAAATAATGCTTAGCATATAGCAAGTCCAGTAATTGGACTCGCATGCTAATCAGTATACTTCTATCACCTAATTATTAATCTAGATGCATGCAGGAAAGTTATGAAGTTATCAGAATCTGGTAAAGAATTACTGCAACCAGTCCATAGCCTATCGAAACCATATATTGCTATAAAAATAAACAGTGGCTAAGTGTCCCTTCAAAACATCATGCAATCGTGATAGAGAGCCTATTTGCTTCATAAGACCCCATAAGCGTTAGTGATGGTAAATAACTAAGGGATGACTTCTTgtctctttctttctacatatcacaaacCTTCTTGCAAGCGATGTAAAGTAGGGAGCCAACAATCGGACTTTAACATTCTAGTACCAATTAAAATAATAGCTAGTTGGATGAAATAAAAACTGCTACCTGATCAAGACCACCAAGTTATATTTATAGAGAGAACATAAACAATGAAAGAATGGTGTTAGCTCACCATTTGCAAAATCTTCTCTCTGACTCTGTCACTTAACCAATAAGCATTTTTAACATTGAACCGCATATCCACCTTGGTATTTACTGTAAAGATAGAAGCTTCTTGAATAAAAGATGGAAATGAAAACTTAGAAGGTAATCATATCTTCTGAAACAAGCTGCACCATACCTTTATTGACATTTTGACCTCCAGGACCTCCACTTCTTGCAAAATTAACAGTAACATGATCTGGACCAAAAAGATAGAACAAAGAAGAGCACCACCAAAGATAATTAGTTTTTCCATTTTGTTCACTGATATCAACAAATACAAGACATCCTGATCACGTTAAGTTGAATAATTAATCAGAAGCAACACTTCTTCCATGTGAAAAACTAAATCCAATTGAATATTGAAAACAAGAATATGTAATGACCAAGAGatcaaccattttcatttttctaccCACTCCCCCTCTTCTATCCATCTTTCATAAGAGTAAGTTACAAAGATCATTTATAGGTAGAAACTTGGCCTTGCTTTGAGAAAATATGAATGAGAAAGAAAGCTTTTGATGAATATTAGCTAGTGCAAGTGGTTTTCGCCTTTTAACTGAGCAGAAGAGCCATATTAAGCAA
Coding sequences:
- the LOC132045778 gene encoding uncharacterized protein LOC132045778, producing the protein MASLRTFLVREIFRPSIHFPTVRISPLGVVVSDNRVLSQRSLSFSSVRCAAASSDGDGKKSPARLAQVQQLLYDAKERAQAAGNYPIPNITLDHVTVNFARSGGPGGQNVNKVNTKVDMRFNVKNAYWLSDRVREKILQMEKNRINKDGELVISSTKTRTQKGNIEDALSKLQAIIEAASYVPPPPSEEQVKKINKMAAIGERKRLDNKKAQSQKKAMRRSRDSYD